One genomic segment of Rhizorhabdus phycosphaerae includes these proteins:
- a CDS encoding arginine N-succinyltransferase → MLIVRPAAIPDLDALMELAILSGRGFTSLPEDEATLLNRLTLSEASFRGERAPREAWYTLMLEDSETGRIEGLCGVRAAVGVGRPHFSFRVMTLAQFSSAINTRFDHQALVLVNECAGWTEVGSLYLRPERRSGGAGSLLARSRYMLIGADPKRFSETVMAELRGYFAPDGTCPFWEGVASKFFRLPFDEADHMVMSTDGQFILDLAPRHPIYVELIAASAADAIGRVHVEGEAARAMLEHEGFRGSGLVDIFDGGPTYSAPRDAIRTIERSARLSVRQGDVGDAPELLVSVDSITGFRAVRTKVRIDGDAAMLDDEAIDALHVGEGDVVRVRQ, encoded by the coding sequence ATGCTGATCGTCCGCCCGGCGGCGATTCCCGATCTCGATGCGCTGATGGAGCTTGCGATCCTGTCAGGTCGCGGCTTCACCAGCCTGCCCGAGGACGAGGCGACGCTCCTCAACCGGCTGACCCTGTCCGAGGCCAGCTTTCGCGGCGAGCGCGCGCCGCGCGAAGCCTGGTACACGCTGATGCTCGAGGACAGCGAGACCGGCCGGATCGAGGGGCTGTGCGGCGTCCGGGCGGCCGTCGGTGTGGGCCGCCCGCATTTTTCTTTCCGGGTGATGACGCTCGCGCAATTCTCTTCCGCCATCAACACCCGCTTCGACCATCAGGCGCTCGTGCTGGTCAACGAATGTGCGGGCTGGACCGAAGTTGGTTCGCTCTATCTGCGTCCGGAGAGGCGATCGGGCGGCGCCGGCAGCCTGCTTGCGCGCTCGCGCTACATGCTCATCGGTGCCGATCCGAAGCGCTTCTCCGAAACGGTGATGGCTGAGCTGCGTGGCTATTTCGCGCCGGACGGCACCTGTCCCTTCTGGGAAGGCGTTGCGAGCAAGTTCTTCCGCCTGCCCTTCGACGAAGCCGATCATATGGTGATGTCGACCGACGGGCAGTTCATTCTCGACCTGGCACCACGTCATCCCATCTATGTGGAACTGATAGCGGCCAGCGCCGCCGATGCGATCGGCCGGGTCCACGTAGAGGGCGAAGCGGCGCGGGCTATGCTGGAGCATGAAGGCTTTCGTGGGTCCGGCCTCGTCGACATCTTCGATGGCGGGCCGACCTACTCCGCGCCACGCGACGCGATCCGCACGATCGAGCGGTCTGCGCGCCTTTCCGTCCGGCAGGGCGATGTCGGCGACGCTCCGGAGCTTCTGGTGTCGGTGGACTCGATCACCGGCTTTCGCGCGGTCCGCACGAAAGTGCGGATCGACGGCGATGCGGCGATGCTCGACGATGAGGCAATCGACGCATTGCACGTCGGCGAAGGAGACGTCGTGAGAGTAAGGCAGTGA
- the astD gene encoding succinylglutamate-semialdehyde dehydrogenase: MIRSFDPATAELVWEGEATPPGDIAPMIVAARASLSGWADRPLDERIAVLRRYAEILTERTDDLARVISRETGKPLWESRAELGSMAGKVAVSIAAQAERAGSREAETGFGRAILRHRPHGVMAVLGPYNFPGHLPNGHIVPALLAGNAVVFKPSEEAPLTGANMVAALHDAGVPPDILHLVQGGREQGAALISADIDGLLFTGSAETGQHFRRAMIDRPHVVLALELGGNNPLIAWGDPDAMAAAIVQSAFVTTGQRCSCARRLILPEGHEGDSTIEAVHTLAARLRIGAWDDPAEPYMGPLISPNAARNALEAVERLKALGARTLLPFERLDRSEAFVTPGMYDVTGLDVPDREIFAPILQIVRVPDFDAAIDAANATSFGLSAGLLSDDGALWQRFLHRSRAGVVNWNRPTTGAAANMPFGGLGESGNHRPSAYYAADYCAYPVASFEAEAVLDLTPELGARLL, encoded by the coding sequence GTGATCCGCTCCTTCGATCCGGCCACGGCCGAGCTCGTGTGGGAAGGCGAAGCGACGCCGCCGGGCGATATTGCACCGATGATCGTGGCCGCGCGCGCGTCGCTGTCGGGCTGGGCAGATCGACCGCTCGACGAGCGGATCGCTGTTCTGCGCCGTTATGCGGAGATTCTCACCGAGCGGACGGATGACCTTGCCCGCGTCATATCGCGCGAAACCGGCAAGCCCCTGTGGGAAAGCCGCGCCGAACTCGGCTCCATGGCCGGCAAGGTCGCGGTATCGATCGCCGCCCAGGCCGAACGCGCCGGATCGCGCGAGGCGGAGACCGGCTTCGGCCGGGCCATACTGCGCCATCGACCGCATGGCGTGATGGCGGTCCTCGGCCCTTATAACTTCCCCGGCCATCTGCCCAACGGCCATATCGTCCCGGCCCTGCTGGCGGGCAATGCGGTGGTGTTCAAGCCATCCGAAGAAGCTCCGCTGACCGGCGCGAACATGGTCGCAGCGCTGCACGATGCCGGTGTGCCGCCCGACATTCTCCATCTTGTCCAGGGCGGGCGGGAGCAAGGTGCCGCGCTGATTTCGGCCGATATCGACGGCCTGCTGTTCACCGGCTCAGCCGAAACCGGCCAGCATTTTCGTCGCGCCATGATCGACCGCCCACATGTCGTGCTGGCGCTCGAACTTGGCGGCAACAATCCTCTGATTGCCTGGGGCGATCCGGACGCGATGGCGGCTGCAATCGTGCAGTCCGCCTTCGTCACGACCGGCCAGCGCTGTTCCTGCGCGCGCCGCCTGATCCTCCCCGAGGGGCATGAGGGCGATTCGACGATCGAAGCTGTCCATACACTGGCGGCACGGCTGCGGATCGGCGCATGGGACGATCCGGCCGAGCCCTATATGGGCCCGCTCATCTCGCCGAACGCCGCCCGCAACGCTCTCGAGGCGGTCGAGCGCCTCAAGGCGCTTGGCGCGCGGACGCTGCTGCCGTTCGAGCGGCTCGACCGCAGCGAAGCCTTCGTCACGCCCGGCATGTACGACGTGACAGGCCTGGACGTCCCCGATCGGGAGATTTTCGCGCCGATCCTGCAAATCGTCCGCGTGCCCGATTTCGATGCAGCAATCGATGCAGCCAATGCCACGAGCTTCGGCCTCTCGGCAGGCCTGCTCAGCGACGATGGCGCGCTGTGGCAGCGTTTCCTGCACCGCTCGCGCGCAGGCGTCGTCAACTGGAACCGTCCGACGACGGGTGCGGCGGCGAACATGCCTTTCGGGGGGCTCGGCGAGTCGGGCAACCATCGGCCAAGCGCATATTATGCGGCGGATTATTGCGCCTACCCGGTCGCGAGTTTCGAGGCCGAGGCGGTGCTCGACCTGACCCCAGAACTTGGGGCTCGGCTGCTATGA
- a CDS encoding hydrolase has protein sequence MSDRDAIVETHRGALDLAADAPMLAQVRQWSAINSGSRNMDGLARQAGLLAEAFAMLPGAIDLVDAVPGENVDAAGTIRPVAYGRHLHLRVRPEAPVQLVLTGHMDTVFAEDHPFQALTDLDGGAILNGPGVADMKGGIAVMLAALRGVEASPLRERIGYEVVINSDEEIGSPGSAALIARAAQGKLAALTYEPSALPDGTLAGARPGSGNFSLIVSGRSAHAGRNPEDGRNALVAAADLALRLYQARRPGLSINPAKIDGGGPNNMVPDRAVLRVNLRPALPEDQHAAEALIAETIAAVKAAHGVTIHLHGGFGRPPKPLDARAQKLFALVEDSAALLGRPIGHRPSGGVCDGNNIAACGVPVVDTMGVRGGAIHSADEYLIVESLPERAMLSTLVMLRLAEGSAL, from the coding sequence ATGAGCGACCGGGATGCGATCGTCGAGACGCATCGCGGGGCGCTGGATCTGGCCGCCGACGCTCCGATGCTGGCACAGGTCCGGCAATGGAGCGCCATCAACAGCGGGTCGCGCAACATGGACGGGCTTGCGCGACAGGCCGGTTTGCTCGCGGAAGCTTTTGCGATGCTGCCCGGCGCAATCGACCTCGTCGACGCGGTTCCGGGTGAGAATGTCGACGCAGCAGGGACCATCCGGCCGGTCGCCTATGGCCGCCACCTCCACCTCCGCGTCCGGCCGGAGGCTCCGGTCCAGCTCGTGCTTACCGGCCATATGGATACGGTTTTCGCCGAGGATCACCCCTTTCAGGCACTGACCGACCTGGACGGTGGCGCGATCCTCAACGGTCCTGGCGTCGCCGACATGAAGGGCGGCATCGCCGTCATGCTGGCGGCACTGCGCGGCGTCGAAGCATCACCGCTGCGCGAGCGCATCGGCTATGAGGTGGTGATCAACTCGGACGAGGAGATCGGCTCTCCCGGATCCGCCGCGCTGATCGCGCGCGCGGCGCAGGGCAAGCTTGCAGCGCTCACCTATGAGCCTTCGGCCCTGCCGGACGGTACGCTGGCCGGGGCGCGGCCAGGGAGCGGCAATTTCTCGCTGATCGTCTCCGGCCGTTCTGCCCATGCCGGGCGCAATCCGGAAGACGGACGCAACGCGCTCGTCGCGGCCGCGGACCTCGCTCTCCGCCTGTACCAGGCCCGCCGACCGGGCCTGTCGATCAACCCAGCCAAGATCGACGGTGGCGGACCGAACAACATGGTGCCGGACCGCGCCGTGCTGCGCGTGAACCTCCGCCCGGCCCTGCCCGAAGACCAGCACGCGGCCGAAGCCCTGATCGCCGAGACGATCGCTGCCGTCAAAGCCGCACATGGCGTGACGATCCATCTGCACGGCGGCTTCGGCCGGCCTCCGAAACCGCTCGACGCGCGGGCACAGAAGCTGTTCGCTCTCGTCGAAGACAGCGCGGCGCTCCTCGGCCGGCCGATCGGACACCGGCCGAGCGGCGGGGTCTGCGACGGCAACAACATCGCCGCCTGCGGTGTGCCGGTCGTCGACACCATGGGGGTGCGCGGCGGCGCGATCCACTCGGCGGACGAATATCTGATCGTCGAGAGCCTGCCCGAGCGGGCTATGCTCTCGACCCTCGTCATGCTTCGCCTCGCCGAGGGCAGCGCCCTCTAG
- a CDS encoding phytase — MRGFSIGLLLPLLAGCAAREIPVEQRIAMASPAVSVSARGQTVPVGTSNADAADDPAIWRNPVSPADSLIVGTDKKAGLYVYGLDGQRRDFVDAGRVNNVDLRDGIAMPGGAGVLVVASDRNDITQAKLALFRLDTATARLTPLGTLPAGSGEAYGVCLYREGATLHAFIVLKDGTVNQVAIDASSAQPTGRIVRTLKLGTQSEGCAADDRTGRLYVAEEDVGLWRFDARADGATSPVKVAAADGRNIVADAEGVAIAPIGAEGGYVIVSSQGDNAYAAYRLSDDSYVGRFRIAKGAVGSVEETDGIDLMLGDFGPGYPGGLFIAQDGHNDGQAQNFKLLAWRDIAAALGLAD, encoded by the coding sequence CTCTTGCTCCCGCTTCTCGCGGGATGCGCTGCCCGGGAGATACCCGTCGAACAGCGTATCGCCATGGCATCGCCGGCGGTCTCCGTCTCGGCACGCGGACAGACCGTGCCGGTCGGCACGTCGAATGCCGACGCGGCGGACGATCCCGCCATCTGGCGCAACCCGGTCTCGCCGGCCGATAGCCTGATCGTGGGGACGGACAAGAAGGCTGGCCTCTACGTCTATGGTCTCGATGGCCAGCGTCGCGATTTCGTCGATGCGGGCCGCGTCAACAATGTCGACCTGCGCGACGGCATCGCGATGCCGGGCGGGGCCGGCGTTCTGGTTGTCGCCAGCGACCGAAACGACATCACGCAGGCGAAGCTGGCGCTGTTTCGCCTCGACACGGCCACGGCCAGGCTGACCCCGCTGGGCACGCTTCCGGCGGGCAGCGGCGAGGCCTATGGCGTCTGCCTCTATCGCGAAGGCGCGACGCTGCACGCTTTCATCGTCCTCAAGGACGGGACGGTGAACCAGGTCGCGATCGACGCCAGCTCGGCACAGCCGACCGGGCGCATCGTCCGCACGCTGAAGCTCGGCACCCAGTCCGAGGGATGCGCGGCTGACGACCGGACCGGCCGGCTCTATGTCGCCGAGGAGGATGTCGGCCTGTGGCGCTTTGACGCCCGTGCCGACGGCGCCACAAGCCCGGTCAAGGTTGCGGCCGCCGATGGGCGCAACATCGTCGCCGATGCGGAGGGTGTCGCCATTGCCCCGATCGGTGCCGAAGGCGGATATGTCATCGTGTCGAGCCAGGGCGACAATGCCTATGCGGCCTATAGGTTGAGCGACGACAGCTATGTCGGCCGTTTCCGGATCGCCAAGGGAGCGGTCGGATCGGTCGAGGAAACCGACGGCATAGACCTGATGCTCGGCGACTTCGGTCCCGGCTATCCGGGCGGTTTGTTCATTGCCCAGGATGGCCATAATGACGGGCAGGCGCAGAACTTCAAGCTGCTCGCTTGGCGCGACATAGCCGCCGCTCTGGGACTGGCCGACTGA